In Zunongwangia profunda SM-A87, the following proteins share a genomic window:
- a CDS encoding SDR family oxidoreductase gives MQKPNQRLKGQTCIVTGSSSGIGKAVAIAIGKEGANVIINYHSSKEEAEEVAHEISECKLSGDSIVVKADVSKEDEVKKIFKAGINKFGTIDICVPNAGMQQDAALHEMTLDQWNAVININLTGQFLACREAIKEFMRRGMRPEVSKSLGKIIHMSSVHEIIPWAGHANYAASKGGIEMLMKTICQEYAPKKVRCNSIAPGAIKTDINKDVWETKEGREQMKKVIPYNKIGEPEDIGSVAAWLASDESEYINGATIFVDGGMTCYPGFTNNG, from the coding sequence ATGCAGAAACCTAACCAACGATTAAAAGGTCAAACTTGTATAGTAACAGGATCTAGCTCTGGTATTGGCAAAGCTGTGGCTATTGCCATAGGTAAAGAAGGCGCCAACGTAATTATTAATTATCATTCCAGTAAAGAGGAAGCTGAAGAAGTAGCACACGAAATTAGCGAATGTAAACTTAGCGGTGATTCCATAGTGGTAAAAGCAGATGTAAGTAAGGAAGACGAAGTAAAGAAGATCTTTAAAGCTGGTATAAATAAATTCGGAACCATAGATATTTGTGTGCCTAACGCTGGAATGCAGCAGGATGCTGCACTTCACGAAATGACATTAGACCAATGGAATGCAGTTATCAATATTAATCTTACGGGCCAGTTTTTAGCATGTAGAGAAGCTATTAAAGAATTTATGCGCCGTGGGATGCGTCCGGAAGTTTCTAAGTCTTTAGGTAAAATTATTCATATGAGCTCGGTTCATGAAATAATACCATGGGCTGGTCACGCTAATTATGCAGCTTCGAAAGGTGGAATAGAAATGCTTATGAAAACTATTTGCCAGGAGTACGCTCCAAAAAAAGTACGCTGCAATAGTATCGCACCCGGAGCCATAAAAACAGATATTAATAAGGATGTTTGGGAAACTAAGGAAGGTAGAGAACAAATGAAAAAAGTGATCCCTTATAATAAAATAGGGGAACCAGAAGACATTGGTAGCGTTGCAGCATGGTTAGCTTCAGATGAATCTGAATATATTAATGGAGCAACCATTTTTGTTGATGGAGGAATGACCTGTTATCCGGGTTTTACCAATAATGGATAA
- a CDS encoding formimidoylglutamase gives MLLVKFYNFDEIQHKISGRPGETKFGEKIGFVKNVFELSNLKQRYILLGIPEDIGVRANHGKPGTSKAWEAFLNSFLNIQVNEYTYPSNIAILGELTVKDLMEKASNLDKNSPDYFTNLGKLVEEIDHRISEVIEIIVASGKIPIIIGGGHNNAYGNIKGASKALKSAINVLNIDAHTDLRKLEHRHSGNGFSFAKSEGFLNRYFIFGLHQNYTPQYIFEEIISDKNIQFQLFEYLMGKDSKFVQKSLKSAADFVFQSQSGLEIDCDSIKDFPSSAQTPSGIKLEEIRNFLKTYNFSNCQYLHLCEAAPSKENLGQVGKALSYLVCDFISEEKIIEI, from the coding sequence ATGCTACTGGTTAAGTTTTATAATTTTGATGAGATTCAACATAAAATTTCGGGTAGACCTGGAGAAACCAAATTCGGAGAAAAAATAGGTTTTGTAAAAAATGTATTTGAATTATCGAATCTAAAACAAAGGTATATTCTACTAGGAATTCCTGAAGATATTGGCGTTCGCGCCAACCATGGTAAACCCGGGACTTCTAAAGCCTGGGAAGCTTTTCTAAATTCATTTTTAAATATTCAGGTAAACGAGTATACCTATCCTTCAAACATTGCGATTTTAGGTGAATTAACCGTAAAAGATTTGATGGAAAAAGCATCAAATTTGGATAAAAATAGTCCTGATTATTTCACAAATTTGGGTAAACTGGTTGAAGAAATAGATCATAGGATTTCAGAAGTGATCGAAATCATTGTTGCCTCCGGAAAAATCCCGATCATCATAGGCGGCGGTCATAATAATGCCTACGGAAATATAAAAGGAGCTTCTAAAGCTCTAAAATCTGCTATAAATGTATTGAATATCGACGCGCATACCGATTTACGAAAACTGGAACACCGGCATAGCGGTAATGGATTCAGTTTTGCTAAATCTGAAGGTTTTCTAAACCGCTATTTTATTTTCGGTTTGCACCAAAATTACACGCCTCAATATATTTTTGAAGAAATAATATCTGATAAAAACATCCAATTTCAGTTGTTTGAATATTTAATGGGAAAAGATTCCAAATTCGTTCAAAAATCACTAAAATCAGCTGCAGATTTTGTTTTCCAATCTCAAAGCGGACTAGAGATTGATTGTGACAGTATTAAAGATTTCCCGAGCAGTGCACAAACACCTTCGGGAATTAAGCTGGAAGAAATAAGAAACTTTCTTAAAACCTATAATTTCAGCAATTGTCAGTATCTGCACTTATGCGAAGCGGCGCCTTCCAAAGAAAACCTTGGACAGGTAGGCAAAGCCTTAAGCTACCTGGTTTGTGATTTTATTTCTGAAGAAAAAATTATAGAGATTTAA
- the lysA gene encoding diaminopimelate decarboxylase, producing the protein MEMTNQDLLAIAAEYGSPVYVYDAEKIEAQYKRLTSAFSSIKKLRIHYAVKALSNISILKFIDKLGSGLDTVSIQEVQLGIKAGVDPSKIIFTPNGVSLEEIEKVAKLGVQINIDNLSILEQFGSRHPKTPVCIRINPHVMAGGNSKISVGHIDSKFGISIHQMPLLKRIVENTGMTINGIHMHTGSDILDIQVFIQASEILFDAAKNFKNLEFIDFGSGFKVPYKEGDIETDIEELGTKLSEKFKAFCTEYGKELTLAFEPGKYLVSESGKFLAKVNVIKQTTSTVFAGIDTGFNHLIRPMFYGSHHEINNISNSNGKQRFYSVVGYICETDTFASNRRITEITEGDILAFSNAGAYCYSMSSNFNSRFRPAEVLWYKGEAHLIRERETFDDLLRHQIALDFTEKKQK; encoded by the coding sequence ATAGAAATGACAAATCAAGATCTTCTTGCTATTGCTGCTGAATATGGCAGCCCGGTTTATGTTTATGATGCTGAAAAAATTGAAGCGCAATATAAGCGTCTTACCAGTGCTTTTAGCAGTATTAAAAAACTAAGAATACATTATGCTGTAAAAGCATTGTCTAACATTTCTATTCTTAAATTTATAGACAAACTAGGAAGTGGTCTGGATACGGTAAGTATACAGGAGGTGCAACTAGGCATTAAAGCAGGTGTTGATCCTTCTAAAATTATCTTTACGCCAAACGGAGTTTCTCTTGAAGAAATTGAAAAAGTTGCAAAACTTGGCGTTCAGATTAATATTGATAATCTTTCGATTTTAGAGCAATTTGGAAGCCGACATCCTAAAACTCCGGTTTGTATTAGGATTAATCCGCATGTAATGGCCGGAGGAAATTCAAAGATTTCAGTAGGGCATATCGATTCTAAGTTTGGAATATCCATTCATCAAATGCCTTTATTAAAGCGTATCGTAGAGAATACCGGAATGACTATTAATGGGATTCATATGCATACCGGGAGTGATATTCTGGATATACAGGTATTTATTCAGGCTTCAGAAATTTTGTTTGATGCCGCGAAAAATTTCAAAAATCTTGAATTTATTGATTTTGGAAGCGGATTTAAAGTGCCTTACAAAGAAGGGGATATAGAGACGGATATTGAAGAATTGGGCACAAAATTATCTGAAAAATTTAAAGCATTTTGTACTGAATATGGCAAAGAACTTACCCTGGCTTTCGAACCCGGGAAGTACCTCGTTAGTGAATCTGGAAAGTTTTTGGCTAAAGTAAACGTTATAAAACAAACTACTTCTACTGTTTTTGCTGGTATTGACACTGGATTCAATCACCTGATAAGACCAATGTTTTATGGTTCTCATCACGAAATCAATAACATCTCCAACTCTAATGGCAAGCAACGCTTCTACTCTGTTGTTGGCTATATTTGTGAAACCGACACTTTCGCTTCAAACCGCAGGATTACAGAAATTACAGAAGGTGATATTCTTGCATTTAGCAATGCAGGGGCTTACTGCTACTCGATGTCCAGCAACTTTAACTCTAGATTTCGCCCTGCCGAGGTTTTATGGTATAAAGGAGAAGCGCACCTTATTAGAGAACGAGAAACATTTGATGATCTGTTGAGACATCAAATCGCATTAGATTTTACAGAGAAAAAGCAAAAATAG
- the treF gene encoding alpha,alpha-trehalase TreF, whose amino-acid sequence MIRLYQNLLYVLIVALTFVACKEEPKQEITREEKRIVILPPEELYADLFYEIQQNENLFSDSKTFVDAIPENSLDSIKREYEKIKNKGDSAMFKFLRDNFQLPGEETSQGYQTDSSDIATHIKKLWSVLKRPADEKLSGTLIPLPYSYIVPGGRFREIYYWDSYFTMLGLQVDGEVETIQHMIDNFSYLINKFGFIPNGNRTYYLSRSQPPFYSLMIDVLAEEKGNTVYAKYLPELEKEYQFWMEGVKNLSERDSVLNRVVRMPDGSILNRYYDNKNTPRPESYREDIKTAEEAVNHNQERSEEEVYRDLRAAAESGWDFSSRWIKPDKSGSFNLSAIHTTDILPVDLNSLLYHLEKTIAKAYLINENPDKAKAYKELAVNRSAAIEKYFWDTATGFYMDYDFKMGQHTPVISVAGVYPLFFEIATDDQAQKVAEVIESRLLKEGGVVSTSNHTRQQWDAPNGWAPLQWITYKGLQHYQISDLGNTIKERWTSLNEQVYERTYKMTEKYNVEDLSKESGGGEYPTQDGFGWSNGVYKKLTSE is encoded by the coding sequence ATGATAAGACTGTATCAAAACTTACTTTATGTTCTTATAGTGGCTTTAACTTTTGTAGCTTGTAAAGAAGAGCCAAAACAAGAAATAACCAGGGAAGAGAAAAGAATTGTCATTTTACCTCCTGAAGAATTGTATGCTGATCTTTTTTACGAAATTCAACAAAATGAGAACTTGTTTAGTGATAGCAAAACCTTTGTGGATGCTATTCCCGAAAATTCGTTGGATAGTATAAAACGGGAATATGAAAAAATTAAAAATAAAGGAGATTCAGCGATGTTTAAGTTTCTAAGGGATAATTTCCAGTTACCCGGAGAAGAAACCTCGCAGGGCTATCAAACAGATTCTTCTGATATTGCTACACATATAAAGAAGTTATGGTCGGTTTTAAAACGACCTGCTGATGAGAAGTTAAGTGGAACTTTAATTCCTTTACCGTATTCATATATAGTTCCTGGTGGGCGCTTTCGTGAAATTTATTACTGGGACAGTTATTTTACCATGCTGGGCTTACAGGTTGATGGCGAAGTAGAAACCATACAGCACATGATCGATAATTTTTCCTATTTGATTAATAAATTTGGATTTATCCCCAATGGAAACCGTACTTATTATTTAAGTAGGTCGCAACCGCCGTTTTATTCACTAATGATCGATGTCTTAGCCGAAGAAAAAGGCAACACGGTATATGCCAAATACTTACCAGAATTAGAAAAAGAATATCAATTTTGGATGGAAGGTGTTAAGAATCTTTCTGAAAGAGATTCGGTTTTAAATAGAGTGGTACGAATGCCAGATGGTAGTATCCTTAACCGGTATTATGATAACAAAAATACACCGCGACCAGAAAGTTATCGGGAAGACATCAAGACTGCTGAAGAAGCAGTGAATCACAATCAAGAACGTAGTGAAGAGGAAGTCTATCGGGATTTAAGAGCAGCAGCCGAATCGGGCTGGGACTTTTCCAGTAGATGGATAAAACCAGATAAAAGCGGAAGCTTTAATTTATCTGCCATTCATACTACAGATATATTACCTGTAGACCTAAATAGTTTGCTCTATCACTTAGAAAAAACCATTGCAAAAGCCTATCTCATCAATGAAAATCCAGATAAAGCAAAAGCATATAAAGAACTTGCTGTAAATCGCAGTGCAGCCATAGAAAAATATTTTTGGGATACTGCTACTGGTTTTTACATGGATTATGATTTTAAAATGGGGCAACATACTCCGGTAATTTCTGTAGCCGGAGTTTATCCTTTATTCTTTGAGATCGCTACAGATGATCAAGCACAAAAAGTAGCCGAAGTTATCGAATCTCGATTATTAAAAGAAGGCGGAGTAGTGAGTACTTCCAATCATACCAGGCAGCAATGGGATGCACCAAATGGCTGGGCACCCTTACAATGGATTACTTATAAAGGACTTCAACATTATCAAATTTCAGATCTGGGCAATACCATTAAAGAGCGATGGACAAGCTTAAACGAACAAGTGTATGAGCGAACCTATAAAATGACCGAGAAATATAATGTAGAAGATCTTTCTAAAGAAAGTGGAGGAGGTGAATATCCCACCCAGGACGGATTTGGGTGGAGTAATGGTGTTTATAAGAAATTAACGTCTGAATAA
- a CDS encoding sigma-70 family RNA polymerase sigma factor, giving the protein MIANVPSVNVTTAIVRIAQLQVALARIVNVIALVEFRKDNFMDTKEIWNKYQEEFYFFILKRTRNGDCANDILQSSFLKIHKNLDKLKDPGKLKSWAFQIIRNEINDYLNRSIFDITDAKLQCLDEDLNPFTEVCCFDKFLSDLPKEYCDVMKLVYIDGKPQKEAAACMGISLANTKARIRRSKIMMIDRFKECCKYETNIDGKLVGQAKCTNCESPNL; this is encoded by the coding sequence ATGATTGCGAATGTACCCAGTGTGAATGTAACAACTGCGATTGTGAGAATTGCGCAACTACAAGTTGCCCTTGCGAGAATTGTAAATGTGATTGCACTTGTTGAGTTTAGAAAGGATAATTTTATGGACACCAAAGAGATTTGGAACAAGTATCAGGAAGAGTTTTATTTCTTTATTCTGAAACGAACAAGGAATGGAGATTGCGCAAATGACATTTTACAAAGTTCATTTTTAAAAATCCATAAGAATTTGGATAAACTGAAAGATCCGGGAAAATTAAAATCCTGGGCCTTTCAGATTATTCGAAATGAGATCAATGATTATTTGAATCGTTCGATTTTTGACATAACTGATGCTAAATTGCAGTGTTTAGATGAGGATTTGAATCCATTTACTGAAGTTTGCTGTTTTGATAAATTTTTATCGGACTTGCCAAAGGAATACTGCGATGTTATGAAGCTTGTGTATATTGATGGGAAACCACAAAAAGAAGCCGCAGCATGTATGGGCATATCACTCGCAAATACAAAAGCCCGTATTCGGCGTTCAAAAATAATGATGATAGATCGCTTTAAAGAATGTTGTAAATACGAAACGAATATCGATGGGAAACTAGTAGGCCAGGCTAAATGCACGAACTGTGAATCACCAAATCTTTAG
- a CDS encoding MBL fold metallo-hydrolase: protein MKKLIFSLATIAALTACKNNKSDAEPGEMIPAEESTALNDDMNEQEEANINIEPVSHATAVINWDDAVFYTDPVGGAELFTEMDKPNFILITDIHGDHMNAETLEGLELGDTKIIVPQAVKEQLPETLQANLMVMANGDRMQLEGFTIEALPMYNLPEVDDAMHIKGRGNGYVLEKNGKRLYISGDTEDIPEMRNLKNIDAALVCMNLPYTMPVDQAAEGVLAFAPKKVYPYHYRGKDGLADVEKFKSLVQEKNDSIEVILLDWYPEM, encoded by the coding sequence ATGAAAAAACTGATTTTTAGCCTTGCTACGATAGCGGCTTTAACAGCCTGTAAAAATAATAAGTCTGATGCCGAACCGGGAGAAATGATCCCTGCAGAAGAAAGTACCGCATTGAATGACGACATGAACGAACAGGAGGAAGCAAATATTAATATTGAACCCGTGTCTCATGCGACGGCTGTAATTAATTGGGATGATGCGGTGTTTTACACCGATCCTGTTGGCGGTGCCGAATTGTTTACAGAAATGGATAAGCCAAATTTTATTTTAATTACAGATATTCATGGCGATCATATGAATGCCGAAACCCTGGAAGGTCTTGAACTTGGTGACACAAAAATTATCGTTCCACAAGCGGTTAAAGAACAATTACCAGAAACTTTACAGGCCAATCTAATGGTCATGGCCAATGGAGACCGTATGCAATTAGAAGGCTTTACTATTGAAGCCTTACCAATGTATAATCTTCCTGAAGTGGATGACGCCATGCACATAAAAGGTCGTGGTAATGGTTACGTGTTAGAGAAAAACGGTAAACGTTTATATATTTCTGGAGATACCGAAGATATTCCTGAAATGCGTAATCTTAAAAATATTGATGCAGCATTAGTTTGCATGAACCTTCCATATACCATGCCGGTAGATCAAGCTGCTGAAGGTGTTTTAGCCTTTGCTCCCAAAAAAGTGTATCCTTATCACTATCGCGGCAAAGATGGACTAGCAGATGTTGAAAAATTTAAATCCTTAGTTCAGGAAAAGAACGATAGTATTGAAGTTATTTTACTGGACTGGTATCCAGAAATGTAA
- the sucC gene encoding ADP-forming succinate--CoA ligase subunit beta produces the protein MNIHEYQGKEILGSFGVRTQRGIVAQTAEEAVKAAKELTEQTGTGWHVIKAQVHAGGRGKGGGVKLAKNLKEVEQIAGEIIGMNLVTPQTSAEGKKVHQVYVAEDVYYPGDSEPEEYYMSVLLNRATGRNMIMYSTEGGMDIETVAEETPHLIFTEEIDPATGLLPFQARKIAFNLGLSGTAFKEMTKFVTSLYTAFDKSDSSLFEINPVLKTSDDKILAVDAKVTLDDNALFRHKDYAEMRDKREENPTEVEAKEVGLNYVDLDGNVGCMVNGAGLAMATMDLIKQAGGEPANFLDVGGTADAKRVEEAFRLILKDEKVEAILVNIFGGIVRCDRVAQGIVDAYKNMGDAIKVPIIVRLQGTNADVAKKLIDESGLAVSSAVQFKEAADKVQAVLS, from the coding sequence ATGAACATACACGAATATCAAGGAAAAGAGATTCTAGGTAGCTTTGGAGTACGTACTCAAAGAGGGATCGTAGCCCAAACTGCAGAAGAAGCTGTAAAAGCCGCAAAAGAACTAACAGAGCAAACCGGGACCGGATGGCACGTAATCAAAGCACAGGTTCATGCAGGTGGTCGTGGTAAAGGAGGCGGCGTTAAGCTTGCAAAAAACCTTAAAGAAGTAGAGCAGATTGCCGGAGAAATCATAGGGATGAATTTGGTAACTCCTCAAACCTCTGCGGAAGGTAAAAAAGTGCACCAGGTATACGTAGCAGAAGATGTTTATTACCCAGGAGATAGCGAACCAGAAGAATATTATATGTCGGTTTTATTAAACCGTGCAACAGGTCGCAATATGATTATGTATTCTACGGAAGGTGGAATGGATATTGAAACCGTTGCGGAAGAAACACCGCATTTAATTTTTACCGAAGAGATTGATCCTGCCACAGGACTTTTACCTTTCCAGGCCAGGAAAATTGCCTTTAATCTAGGTCTTAGTGGAACAGCTTTTAAAGAAATGACAAAATTTGTCACCTCTCTTTATACTGCATTCGATAAATCTGATTCCTCTTTATTCGAGATTAACCCGGTACTTAAAACAAGTGACGACAAGATTTTAGCAGTAGATGCTAAAGTTACTTTAGATGACAATGCACTTTTCCGTCACAAAGACTACGCAGAGATGCGTGATAAGCGTGAAGAAAACCCTACTGAAGTAGAAGCAAAGGAAGTAGGTCTTAACTATGTGGATCTAGACGGTAACGTAGGTTGTATGGTTAATGGTGCTGGTCTTGCTATGGCAACCATGGATCTTATTAAACAAGCTGGTGGTGAGCCTGCAAACTTCCTTGATGTAGGAGGTACTGCAGATGCTAAACGTGTAGAAGAAGCTTTTAGATTAATTTTAAAAGATGAAAAAGTAGAAGCCATTCTTGTGAATATTTTTGGAGGTATCGTACGTTGTGACCGTGTGGCACAAGGTATTGTAGATGCTTATAAAAATATGGGAGATGCAATTAAGGTTCCTATTATTGTAAGATTACAAGGTACCAATGCCGATGTCGCGAAGAAACTGATCGACGAAAGTGGTCTGGCAGTTTCCAGTGCCGTACAATTTAAAGAAGCAGCAGATAAAGTACAGGCTGTGCTTTCTTAA
- a CDS encoding GNAT family N-acetyltransferase, producing the protein MEIIAFEPQYRGDFKKLNIQWLEAFFWVEPHDEEVLGKPEKYIIKPGGHIFLVRDNTEIIGCVALMKIEENIFELTKMAISPNHRGKQIGQKLMEHTINFAKSQPWESLIIYSNRKLENAIHIYRKFGFQEIPIEENNPYARGDIKMKLRLS; encoded by the coding sequence ATGGAAATTATAGCATTTGAACCCCAATATCGTGGCGACTTTAAAAAGCTGAATATTCAATGGTTAGAAGCCTTCTTTTGGGTAGAACCTCATGATGAAGAAGTTTTGGGAAAACCTGAAAAATATATCATTAAACCCGGCGGACATATTTTCCTGGTAAGAGACAACACAGAAATTATTGGTTGTGTAGCACTGATGAAAATCGAAGAAAATATATTCGAATTAACCAAAATGGCTATTTCACCAAATCACCGTGGCAAACAGATTGGTCAAAAGCTTATGGAGCATACCATCAATTTTGCGAAAAGCCAACCTTGGGAATCACTCATTATCTATAGTAACAGGAAGCTAGAAAATGCTATTCATATCTATCGAAAATTCGGTTTTCAGGAAATCCCGATAGAAGAAAATAATCCTTATGCACGTGGAGATATTAAAATGAAACTCCGTTTGTCTTAA
- the hutI gene encoding imidazolonepropionase — MKTLFKNIKELIQIRDPEIKKVDGLEMKELPSIKDAWLLIEDDKIVDFGSMESFPENNTAKIIDASGKLILPAWCDSHTHIVYAGNRELEFADRINGLSYEEIANRGGGILNSAKTLQETPEDEVYLQSAARLEEVMKLGTGAVEIKSGYGLTEEGELKMLRVIKKLQQHYDIPIKSTFLGAHAIPTEYQSDPEKYMDLVINEILPKVANQNLAEYIDIFCEKGYFSVEDTHKLLSAAKKYGMKPKIHVNQFHAIGGIKAGVEHKALSVDHLEVMTNEDIESLKNTETMPVALPSCSLFLSIPYTPARKILDAQLPIALATDFNPGSTPSGNMNLVLSLACIKMKMTPEEAINAATINGAYAMELSDVVGSITKGKKANLIMTKKIPSYTFLPYAFGSNNIDTVYINGKAID; from the coding sequence ATGAAAACCCTTTTCAAAAATATCAAGGAATTAATACAAATTCGTGATCCTGAAATTAAAAAAGTTGATGGCCTGGAAATGAAAGAACTACCATCTATTAAAGATGCCTGGCTACTTATTGAAGATGATAAAATTGTTGATTTTGGGAGTATGGAAAGTTTTCCTGAAAACAATACGGCTAAAATTATTGATGCCTCGGGAAAACTTATTCTACCCGCTTGGTGCGACTCTCATACCCACATTGTATATGCCGGTAACCGTGAATTAGAGTTTGCAGATCGTATAAATGGATTATCTTATGAGGAAATTGCGAATCGTGGTGGCGGAATATTGAATAGCGCTAAAACATTACAGGAAACTCCAGAAGATGAAGTGTATCTACAATCGGCTGCCCGATTAGAAGAAGTCATGAAACTAGGTACGGGTGCGGTAGAAATCAAATCGGGTTATGGCTTAACCGAAGAGGGCGAATTAAAAATGCTTCGCGTCATTAAAAAACTTCAGCAACATTATGATATCCCGATAAAATCGACATTTCTTGGTGCACATGCGATTCCTACTGAATACCAAAGTGATCCCGAAAAATATATGGACTTGGTGATTAATGAAATTTTGCCCAAAGTTGCCAATCAAAATTTAGCAGAATATATCGATATTTTTTGTGAAAAAGGTTATTTCTCTGTCGAGGACACCCATAAACTTTTAAGTGCTGCCAAGAAGTATGGCATGAAACCCAAAATACATGTCAACCAGTTTCATGCTATTGGAGGAATTAAAGCGGGAGTTGAACATAAAGCCTTAAGCGTAGATCATTTAGAAGTGATGACGAATGAAGATATAGAGAGCCTAAAAAATACTGAAACCATGCCGGTGGCGCTTCCCTCCTGCTCACTTTTTCTAAGTATTCCTTACACCCCTGCACGAAAAATTTTGGATGCCCAATTACCCATCGCTTTGGCAACAGATTTTAATCCCGGCAGCACCCCTAGCGGAAATATGAACCTGGTACTTTCCCTGGCTTGTATAAAAATGAAAATGACTCCAGAAGAGGCCATCAACGCAGCAACTATAAACGGTGCCTACGCTATGGAACTTAGCGACGTTGTTGGAAGCATCACCAAAGGAAAAAAAGCGAATTTGATTATGACAAAAAAAATTCCGTCCTACACGTTTCTTCCTTATGCCTTTGGAAGTAATAATATCGATACGGTTTACATCAACGGAAAAGCAATTGACTAA
- a CDS encoding MFS transporter: MNKGLVALAIGGFGIGMTEFVIMGILPDVATALDISIPQAGHFISAYALGVVIGAPLLTGIGGKWPAHKTLLFLMLWFTVFNSLSAFANSYHLLLISRFLSGLPHGAFFGIGAVVASKLAKPGKEARAIATMFTGLTLANVIGVPLGTYFGHNFSWNVAFMLVGIVGICAILGIKFWMPELPKSSPDGIVKDFKVLKKLELWMVILLTTIGTGGFFAWYSYIAPLITDVAGHPETVVSYAMILAGLGMVTGNFIGAKLAENFSPIYAVLIALILMVIALVSNTYLAHDKVGVLVMTFLIGTIAFCLSTPVQMAVINSAKGSEMLGSSLNQSAFNMGNASGAYLAGLPIAAGYAYTSADLVGAGMASAGIVITFIVIYIRKKNKKAITTAHT, encoded by the coding sequence ATGAATAAGGGGTTGGTCGCATTGGCTATAGGTGGCTTTGGTATAGGCATGACCGAATTTGTAATTATGGGTATTTTACCAGATGTAGCTACCGCATTAGACATTAGCATTCCGCAGGCAGGTCATTTTATTTCAGCATACGCACTTGGGGTCGTTATTGGCGCCCCACTTTTAACTGGTATTGGCGGAAAATGGCCGGCACATAAAACCTTACTTTTTTTAATGTTATGGTTTACGGTTTTTAATTCCTTATCAGCCTTTGCCAATAGTTACCACTTATTATTAATTTCCAGATTTTTGTCTGGATTGCCTCACGGTGCGTTTTTTGGAATTGGTGCGGTTGTAGCCAGTAAGCTGGCAAAACCGGGAAAAGAAGCAAGAGCAATTGCCACCATGTTCACGGGACTTACCCTGGCCAATGTGATAGGGGTGCCTCTTGGGACTTATTTTGGACATAATTTTAGTTGGAATGTTGCTTTTATGCTGGTAGGTATTGTTGGTATTTGTGCCATATTAGGGATTAAATTCTGGATGCCCGAACTGCCCAAAAGCTCACCAGATGGAATCGTTAAAGATTTTAAAGTACTCAAAAAATTAGAGCTTTGGATGGTTATTTTACTTACCACTATTGGCACGGGAGGCTTCTTTGCCTGGTATAGCTATATCGCTCCGCTAATTACAGATGTTGCCGGACATCCTGAAACCGTAGTAAGTTATGCCATGATTTTAGCTGGATTGGGAATGGTAACCGGTAATTTTATAGGTGCAAAATTAGCTGAGAACTTCTCTCCTATCTATGCGGTTTTAATCGCTTTAATTTTAATGGTTATCGCCTTAGTTTCAAATACCTATTTAGCTCACGATAAAGTTGGCGTTTTAGTGATGACCTTTTTAATAGGTACCATTGCTTTTTGTCTTTCTACACCAGTACAAATGGCAGTAATCAATTCGGCAAAAGGATCTGAAATGTTAGGTTCTTCGCTAAACCAAAGCGCATTTAATATGGGAAATGCCTCTGGAGCCTATTTAGCGGGCTTACCGATTGCTGCAGGTTATGCTTATACTTCAGCAGATCTTGTTGGTGCGGGTATGGCAAGTGCCGGTATTGTCATTACTTTTATTGTAATTTATATCAGGAAGAAAAATAAAAAGGCTATTACAACAGCGCACACCTAA